From a region of the Janthinobacterium sp. 61 genome:
- the accB gene encoding acetyl-CoA carboxylase biotin carboxyl carrier protein: MDLRKLKTLIDLVAESDIAELEVTEGESKVRIVKSSAMPQNQMVMMQPQGMQAHYQPAAPAAAPAAAAAVVVAAEPTGYVVKSPMVGTFYRSSAPGSAAYVEVGATVKEGDTLCIIEAMKLLNEIDSDKAGVVTQILVENGQPVEFGQPLFVIG; encoded by the coding sequence ATGGATCTACGAAAACTCAAGACCTTGATCGACCTGGTCGCCGAATCGGATATCGCAGAGCTGGAAGTTACCGAAGGCGAAAGCAAGGTTCGCATCGTCAAATCGTCGGCCATGCCGCAAAACCAGATGGTCATGATGCAGCCGCAAGGCATGCAAGCCCACTACCAGCCCGCCGCGCCAGCCGCCGCTCCCGCTGCGGCAGCTGCCGTCGTGGTAGCAGCCGAGCCAACGGGCTATGTGGTCAAGTCGCCCATGGTTGGCACCTTCTACCGTTCCTCCGCTCCTGGCAGCGCCGCCTATGTTGAAGTGGGCGCTACCGTCAAGGAAGGTGATACCCTGTGCATCATCGAAGCGATGAAGCTTCTGAATGAAATCGACTCCGATAAAGCCGGTGTCGTGACCCAGATCCTGGTCGAAAACGGCCAGCCGGTCGAATTCGGTCAACCCTTGTTTGTGATCGGCTAA
- a CDS encoding ribonuclease catalytic domain-containing protein: MNLFFEESGDFKVGTVLSQAGEAYQVEMASGKRTKVKTKDVLLQYEKPAPAELLEQAKAVAAEIDLDFLWEVAGEDEFGFAELGAEYFGHAPLPPEAAGLILALHSAPVYFYKKGRGRYKAAPEASLKAALAGIEKKKQQALVQAAYVEELKQNRLPASMQPMVLQLLFKPDKNTIEYKALEAACTELHTTPPRLMLAVGGIASAKDLHLSKFLFENFPKGAGFPSVPVPSVTAKLPLADVAAFSIDDVTTTEIDDAFSVQPLPDGTIKVGIHIAAPGLGIRPEDVIDKMARQRMSTVYMPGDKITMLPDEIVNAFTLAEGTTCPALSLYATLDPKAEWAVISTQTRAELVPIASNLRHNQLDDLVNEETLASGEGEYPHKADFAVLWQWAQQLEQGRMKKREAFGLKPEQNNRVDFNFYVENDIVTVARRKRGAPLDKIVAELMIFANSTWGKMLHDHGVPGIYRSQGGGSGNSWAAKMQVRMVTHAAPHQGLGVDQYAWSTSPLRRYTDLVNQWQIIACAEHGVTAPLVAPFKPRDANLFAIVSAFDAAYAAYGDFQSNMERYWCLRWLHQENARQVDAVVLKDEILRLVDIPLVIKLPGMPSVARGAQVKLDLLRWDEVDLSIEARLLEIAAVPDAAADAELDYEEDAGDEGAEEVEVAPEASPEAANQVSDADAEVAELASEDVVSEPEVK; encoded by the coding sequence ATGAATCTATTTTTTGAAGAATCCGGCGATTTCAAGGTCGGCACGGTCCTGTCGCAAGCAGGTGAGGCTTACCAGGTCGAAATGGCCAGCGGCAAGCGCACCAAGGTCAAGACCAAGGACGTGCTGCTGCAGTATGAAAAACCGGCCCCGGCCGAGCTGCTGGAGCAAGCCAAGGCCGTGGCCGCCGAAATCGACCTCGATTTCCTGTGGGAAGTGGCGGGCGAAGACGAGTTCGGCTTTGCCGAGCTGGGCGCCGAGTATTTCGGCCATGCCCCGCTGCCGCCGGAAGCGGCCGGCCTGATCCTGGCCCTGCATTCGGCGCCCGTGTATTTCTACAAGAAGGGCCGTGGTCGCTACAAGGCGGCGCCGGAAGCGTCCTTGAAGGCGGCATTGGCCGGCATCGAAAAGAAAAAACAGCAGGCGCTGGTGCAAGCCGCGTATGTGGAAGAGCTGAAACAGAACCGTTTGCCTGCGTCCATGCAGCCCATGGTGCTGCAACTGTTGTTCAAGCCCGACAAGAATACGATTGAATACAAGGCGCTGGAAGCGGCTTGCACGGAATTGCACACGACGCCGCCGCGCCTGATGCTGGCCGTTGGTGGTATTGCTTCGGCAAAAGATTTGCACCTGTCGAAATTCCTGTTCGAGAACTTCCCCAAGGGCGCCGGTTTCCCGAGCGTGCCCGTGCCGTCCGTGACGGCCAAGCTGCCGCTGGCCGACGTGGCCGCCTTCTCGATCGACGACGTGACTACCACCGAGATCGACGATGCCTTCTCCGTGCAGCCATTGCCGGATGGCACGATCAAGGTGGGTATCCACATCGCCGCGCCGGGCCTGGGCATCCGCCCGGAAGACGTGATCGACAAGATGGCGCGCCAGCGCATGTCCACCGTCTACATGCCGGGCGACAAGATCACCATGCTGCCGGACGAAATCGTGAATGCTTTCACGCTCGCGGAAGGCACGACGTGCCCGGCCCTGTCGCTGTACGCGACCCTGGACCCGAAAGCGGAGTGGGCGGTAATCAGCACGCAGACGCGCGCCGAGCTGGTGCCCATCGCCAGCAATTTGCGCCATAACCAGCTGGACGACCTGGTCAACGAAGAAACCCTGGCCAGCGGCGAAGGCGAGTACCCGCACAAGGCCGATTTCGCCGTGTTGTGGCAATGGGCGCAGCAGCTGGAACAGGGCCGCATGAAGAAGCGCGAAGCGTTTGGCCTGAAGCCGGAACAGAATAACCGCGTCGATTTCAACTTTTATGTGGAAAACGACATCGTCACCGTGGCGCGCCGCAAGCGTGGCGCGCCGCTGGACAAGATCGTCGCCGAACTGATGATTTTTGCCAACAGTACCTGGGGCAAGATGCTGCACGACCATGGTGTGCCAGGCATTTACCGCAGCCAGGGCGGCGGCAGCGGCAATAGCTGGGCGGCAAAAATGCAGGTGCGCATGGTCACCCATGCGGCGCCGCATCAGGGTCTTGGTGTGGATCAATACGCGTGGAGCACCTCGCCCTTGCGCCGCTACACGGACCTGGTGAACCAATGGCAAATTATCGCCTGCGCCGAGCATGGCGTGACGGCACCGCTGGTGGCCCCGTTCAAGCCGCGCGATGCGAATTTGTTCGCCATCGTCTCGGCGTTTGACGCGGCGTATGCCGCGTATGGCGATTTCCAGTCGAACATGGAACGCTACTGGTGCTTGCGCTGGCTGCACCAGGAAAATGCACGCCAGGTCGATGCCGTCGTCTTGAAAGATGAAATCCTGCGCCTGGTCGATATCCCGTTGGTCATCAAGCTGCCAGGCATGCCATCGGTGGCGCGCGGCGCCCAGGTGAAACTGGACTTGCTGCGCTGGGATGAAGTCGACCTGAGCATCGAAGCGCGCCTGCTGGAAATTGCCGCCGTGCCGGATGCGGCGGCCGACGCCGAGCTCGACTACGAGGAAGATGCGGGCGACGAAGGCGCCGAGGAGGTCGAAGTGGCGCCGGAAGCTTCTCCGGAAGCGGCGAACCAGGTCAGCGACGCCGATGCGGAAGTGGCGGAACTGGCCAGCGAGGACGTGGTCAGCGAGCCCGAGGTCAAGTAA
- a CDS encoding energy transducer TonB, with protein MIAVAVSLLAHGTLLAMHFVAPAPQRAVATDPGLEVILVNAKHANKPLKAEALAQANLDGGGQADKGRAKSPLPDMRKVEEGDSAKASARRIAELEQKQQELLTQAAKTTPYSAAPVTEKDKPNPLASGSDLMESSKAIARMAAEISQTVEDQNKRPRKTFITPSTQEVGYAMYYKTLQKRIEEIGTLNFPQKNGRKIYGELVVYIPIFQDGTIYQKEGGARVEKSSGNPALDAAALAIVRRAAPFGRFPPNMLSSDKDDLWVVITRFKFTREEKMEANLTGGSN; from the coding sequence ATGATCGCCGTGGCGGTGTCGCTGCTGGCGCACGGCACCTTGCTGGCGATGCATTTTGTCGCCCCGGCCCCGCAGCGGGCCGTGGCCACCGATCCCGGCCTGGAAGTGATCCTGGTCAACGCCAAGCATGCGAACAAGCCGCTGAAGGCCGAGGCCCTGGCGCAAGCCAATCTCGACGGCGGTGGCCAGGCCGACAAGGGCCGCGCCAAGTCGCCCTTGCCCGACATGCGCAAGGTAGAAGAGGGCGATAGCGCCAAGGCCAGCGCCCGACGCATTGCCGAACTGGAGCAAAAGCAGCAGGAACTGCTGACGCAGGCGGCCAAGACCACGCCCTACAGCGCCGCGCCCGTCACGGAAAAAGACAAGCCCAATCCCCTGGCCAGCGGTTCGGACTTGATGGAAAGCAGCAAGGCCATCGCGCGCATGGCGGCCGAGATCAGCCAGACCGTGGAAGACCAGAACAAGCGTCCCCGCAAGACTTTCATTACGCCCAGCACGCAAGAGGTCGGCTATGCCATGTATTACAAGACCCTGCAAAAGCGCATCGAGGAAATAGGCACCCTGAATTTCCCGCAAAAGAATGGCCGCAAGATATATGGCGAACTGGTCGTCTACATCCCCATCTTCCAGGACGGCACGATTTACCAGAAGGAGGGCGGCGCCCGCGTGGAGAAAAGCTCGGGCAACCCGGCGCTGGATGCGGCGGCCCTGGCCATCGTGCGCCGCGCGGCGCCTTTCGGCCGTTTCCCACCGAATATGTTGTCGAGTGACAAGGATGACCTGTGGGTCGTCATCACCCGTTTCAAATTTACGCGCGAAGAAAAAATGGAAGCTAACCTGACTGGCGGCAGCAATTGA
- a CDS encoding TlpA disulfide reductase family protein has product MTKKNWIACAIVALMFGGMGAYVGMHKEKEKAGPLTTTIAPGATGPVNELYALSLPDAAGATQALSQWKGKNLLVNFWAPWCPPCVEEMPELSEVQGHYAAKNLQVIGIGIDSASNIATFASKVKIAYPVYVSGLSGTDLSRHFGNATGGLPFTVLIGADGEVKKTYLGRLKFDQLRADLDKL; this is encoded by the coding sequence ATGACAAAAAAGAATTGGATCGCCTGCGCCATCGTGGCACTGATGTTTGGCGGCATGGGCGCCTACGTGGGCATGCATAAAGAGAAGGAAAAAGCGGGGCCTCTGACGACGACCATCGCGCCGGGCGCGACGGGTCCCGTCAACGAACTGTATGCACTGTCCCTGCCGGACGCGGCTGGCGCCACGCAAGCCTTGTCGCAATGGAAAGGCAAGAATTTGCTGGTCAATTTCTGGGCGCCTTGGTGTCCGCCTTGCGTGGAAGAAATGCCGGAGTTATCCGAAGTGCAAGGGCACTATGCGGCGAAAAATCTGCAAGTCATCGGTATTGGTATCGATTCGGCCAGTAATATTGCTACTTTTGCCAGCAAGGTCAAGATCGCTTATCCCGTGTATGTTTCCGGCCTGAGCGGTACCGACCTGTCGCGTCATTTTGGCAATGCCACGGGCGGTTTGCCCTTTACGGTGCTGATCGGCGCCGATGGCGAAGTCAAAAAGACCTATCTGGGCCGCTTGAAATTTGATCAGTTGCGCGCCGATCTGGATAAATTGTAA
- the aroE gene encoding shikimate dehydrogenase, producing the protein MSTHELNTSEVHSDQYCVFGNPIAHSKSPLIHAAFALQTGQAMVYERRLAPLDGFALAARSFAAEGGKGANVTVPFKLDACALATVLTPRAQAAGAVNTLRFDGDAILGDNTDGAGLVADIVRNAGVDIAGKRVLLLGAGGAARGVVLPLLEQGPKEILIANRTVATAEALVAQFADALSHPGQLHACGYTQPEGVFDIVINATSASLAGDLPPVPASVFGSHTLALDMMYGAQPTVFMDFAAQHGAQVRDGLGMLVEQAAEAFYVWRGVRPQTQDLLAHMRGSS; encoded by the coding sequence TTGAGTACACACGAACTAAATACAAGCGAAGTACATTCTGATCAATATTGCGTCTTTGGTAATCCCATCGCCCACAGCAAGTCTCCCTTGATCCACGCCGCGTTTGCCCTGCAAACCGGACAAGCCATGGTCTATGAACGCCGGCTGGCGCCGCTGGACGGCTTTGCTCTGGCGGCCCGCAGTTTCGCCGCCGAAGGGGGCAAGGGCGCGAATGTCACGGTGCCATTCAAGCTCGATGCGTGTGCGCTGGCCACTGTCCTGACGCCGCGCGCGCAAGCGGCCGGCGCCGTCAATACCTTGCGTTTCGATGGCGACGCCATTCTTGGTGACAATACCGACGGCGCGGGCCTGGTGGCGGACATCGTGCGCAACGCGGGCGTGGACATCGCCGGCAAACGCGTCCTGCTGCTGGGCGCGGGCGGTGCGGCGCGCGGCGTGGTGCTGCCCTTGCTGGAACAGGGGCCGAAGGAAATTCTTATTGCCAACCGCACCGTGGCCACGGCCGAGGCGCTGGTGGCCCAGTTTGCCGATGCGCTCAGTCATCCCGGTCAACTGCATGCCTGCGGCTACACGCAGCCCGAAGGCGTCTTCGATATCGTCATCAATGCCACCTCGGCCAGCCTGGCGGGCGATTTACCGCCCGTGCCCGCAAGTGTCTTCGGCAGCCACACGCTGGCGCTGGACATGATGTATGGCGCCCAGCCCACCGTCTTCATGGACTTTGCCGCCCAGCATGGCGCGCAGGTGCGCGACGGCTTGGGCATGCTGGTGGAGCAGGCGGCGGAAGCGTTTTACGTATGGCGCGGCGTGCGGCCGCAGACGCAGGACTTGCTGGCGCACATGCGGGGCAGTTCGTGA
- a CDS encoding YqiA/YcfP family alpha/beta fold hydrolase, which translates to MILYLHGFRSSPLSMKSRLLAAQMQALGREAEWLCPQLPASPKLAIALALSLLKDVAPGDLTIIGSSLGGYYATWLAEQLGCRAVLLNPAIVPLIDLEQHVGVTTEFHSDKPFEFKREYIAELRAFAVQKITQPQRYFLIAATGDEVLDYRDMLAHYQGAQQCVIDGSDHGISEFAAYLVPVLAFCGIHTDAAR; encoded by the coding sequence ATGATTCTGTACCTGCATGGATTTCGCTCGTCGCCCCTGTCGATGAAGTCGCGCCTGCTGGCCGCGCAGATGCAGGCGCTGGGCCGCGAAGCAGAGTGGCTGTGCCCGCAATTGCCGGCCTCGCCCAAGCTGGCCATCGCACTGGCTCTGTCGCTGCTCAAGGACGTGGCGCCGGGCGACCTGACGATCATCGGCTCTTCGCTGGGCGGCTATTACGCCACCTGGCTGGCAGAGCAACTCGGTTGCCGCGCCGTGCTGCTCAACCCCGCCATCGTGCCGCTGATCGACCTGGAGCAGCATGTGGGCGTGACGACTGAGTTCCATTCGGACAAGCCATTCGAGTTCAAGCGCGAATACATAGCTGAGCTGCGCGCGTTTGCCGTACAGAAAATTACGCAGCCGCAACGCTATTTCCTGATTGCCGCCACTGGCGATGAAGTACTCGACTACCGCGACATGCTGGCGCATTATCAGGGGGCGCAGCAGTGCGTCATCGACGGCAGTGACCATGGCATCAGCGAATTTGCCGCATACCTGGTGCCCGTGCTGGCCTTTTGTGGCATCCATACGGACGCCGCCCGGTGA
- a CDS encoding chorismate lyase, translating into MRPGSLRQAQWHAHVNAVNAPPALRHWLKGGGSLTAKLKAHSSAFRVQCLHQETARCLSDEAASIGLHRSGRVWEREVLLRCDNRPAVFGHTVVPMQATATDWPLFSALGERSLGTTLFGDRMVRRGTLEFARLRAGHPLVQRAQAALAREGQRVDEKALFFARRCLYQRHQGLLLVTEVFLPAVFELKPVTRTVATDTLMNKA; encoded by the coding sequence GTGAGGCCTGGTTCGCTGCGGCAGGCGCAATGGCATGCGCACGTGAACGCCGTCAATGCGCCGCCGGCCTTGCGCCACTGGCTCAAGGGTGGCGGTTCCTTGACGGCCAAGCTGAAAGCGCATAGCAGCGCGTTCCGCGTGCAATGTTTGCATCAGGAAACTGCACGCTGCCTGAGCGACGAGGCGGCCAGCATCGGCCTGCACCGTTCGGGCCGCGTGTGGGAACGCGAAGTGCTGCTGCGGTGTGATAACAGGCCGGCCGTGTTTGGCCATACCGTCGTGCCCATGCAGGCGACGGCCACGGACTGGCCTTTGTTTTCCGCGCTGGGCGAGCGCTCGCTGGGCACGACCCTGTTTGGCGACCGCATGGTGCGACGCGGCACTCTTGAATTTGCCCGCTTGCGCGCAGGTCACCCGCTGGTACAGCGGGCGCAGGCGGCGCTGGCACGGGAAGGGCAGCGCGTCGATGAAAAGGCGCTGTTTTTTGCCCGCCGCTGCCTGTATCAGCGCCACCAGGGCTTGCTACTGGTAACCGAAGTATTTTTGCCGGCGGTGTTTGAGTTGAAGCCCGTCACTCGCACCGTTGCAACCGACACATTAATGAACAAAGCATAA
- the mpl gene encoding UDP-N-acetylmuramate:L-alanyl-gamma-D-glutamyl-meso-diaminopimelate ligase, with translation MHIHILGICGTFMGGLAVLAKEAGHKVTGCDANVYPPMSTQLESQGIELIQGFDPEQTQLNPDLYVIGNVVSRGNPLVEEILNRSLPYVSGPQWIGEHILRNRWVLAVAGTHGKTTTSAMLAWILEDAGYAPGFLIGGVPMNFGISARLSGKIDGKSADSDFFVIEADEYDTAFFDKRSKFVHYHAKTAIMNNLEYDHADIFPDLHAIETQFHHLVRTVPGIGRLVFNGDEASLQRVLARGCWSEKECFGQDANWQLQEQADGSFDVVFNGQQEGHVAWALTGKHNRSNALAAIAAARHVGVPIAQACASLATFESVKRRMEVRGVVNDITVYDDFAHHPTAIATTVGGLRQKMRQTVGDSGRILAVLEPRSNTMKLGAMKDALPGSLKDADLVFGFGSHAALGWSLGDALAPLGKIASAYEDIDMLVAAVVASARPGDQVVVMSNGGFGGVHQKLLEALGR, from the coding sequence ATGCATATTCATATTCTCGGTATTTGCGGTACCTTCATGGGCGGTCTGGCCGTCCTGGCCAAGGAAGCCGGCCATAAAGTCACCGGTTGCGATGCCAACGTCTATCCGCCGATGAGCACTCAGCTGGAATCGCAGGGAATCGAACTGATCCAAGGCTTTGATCCGGAACAAACCCAGTTGAATCCGGATTTGTATGTGATTGGCAATGTGGTTTCGCGCGGCAACCCTCTGGTGGAAGAAATCCTCAACCGCAGCCTGCCATATGTCTCCGGACCGCAGTGGATCGGCGAACACATCTTGCGCAATCGATGGGTGCTGGCCGTGGCCGGAACGCATGGCAAGACGACAACTTCGGCCATGCTGGCATGGATACTCGAAGACGCGGGCTATGCGCCCGGCTTCCTGATCGGCGGCGTGCCGATGAACTTTGGCATTTCTGCCCGCCTCAGCGGCAAGATCGATGGCAAGAGCGCCGATTCGGACTTCTTCGTCATCGAAGCCGATGAATACGACACGGCCTTCTTCGACAAGCGCAGCAAGTTCGTGCATTACCATGCGAAGACGGCGATCATGAATAACCTGGAATATGATCACGCCGACATCTTCCCCGATCTGCACGCGATCGAGACGCAATTCCACCACTTGGTGCGCACGGTGCCCGGCATCGGCCGCCTTGTGTTCAATGGCGACGAAGCGTCGCTGCAACGCGTGCTGGCGCGCGGTTGCTGGAGTGAAAAGGAATGTTTTGGCCAAGATGCCAACTGGCAACTGCAAGAGCAGGCCGATGGCAGCTTCGACGTGGTTTTCAATGGCCAGCAGGAAGGCCATGTGGCGTGGGCGCTCACGGGCAAGCATAACCGCAGCAATGCGCTGGCGGCCATCGCCGCCGCGCGCCACGTGGGCGTGCCTATTGCCCAGGCCTGCGCGTCGCTGGCCACATTCGAGAGTGTCAAGCGGCGCATGGAAGTGCGCGGCGTGGTCAACGATATCACCGTGTACGACGATTTCGCGCATCACCCGACGGCCATTGCCACCACCGTGGGCGGGTTGCGCCAAAAAATGCGCCAAACCGTCGGCGACAGCGGCCGCATCCTGGCCGTGCTGGAACCACGTTCGAACACCATGAAGCTGGGCGCCATGAAAGATGCGCTGCCGGGCAGCCTGAAGGATGCCGACCTGGTCTTCGGTTTCGGCAGCCATGCTGCGCTGGGCTGGAGCCTGGGCGACGCGCTGGCGCCGCTGGGCAAGATTGCCAGCGCCTATGAAGACATTGATATGCTGGTGGCGGCCGTGGTCGCTAGCGCCCGTCCCGGCGACCAGGTCGTCGTCATGAGCAATGGCGGCTTTGGCGGGGTGCACCAGAAATTGCTGGAGGCGCTGGGCCGATGA
- the accC gene encoding acetyl-CoA carboxylase biotin carboxylase subunit, with amino-acid sequence MFEKILIANRGEIALRIQRACREMGIKTVVVHSEADKDAKYVKLADESVCIGPAQSSLSYLNMPAIISAAEVTDAQAIHPGYGFLSENADFAERVEKSGFVFIGPRSESIRLMGDKVSAKQTMIKAGVPCVPGSEGALPDDPKAIVQIARKVGYPVIIKAAGGGGGRGMRVVHTEAALINAVAMTKTEAGTAFGNPEVYMEKYLENPRHVEIQILADEHKNAVWLGERDCSMQRRHQKVIEEAPAPGIPRKLIEKIGDRCAEACRKIGYRGAGTFEFLYENGEFYFIEMNTRVQVEHPVTEMITGIDIVQEQIRIAAGEKLRFRQRDVLLSGHAIECRINAEDPFKFTPSPGKIVSWHAPGGPGIRVDSHAYAGYYVPPHYDSMIGKVIAYGATREQAIRRMQIALSEMVVEGINTNIALHRELMIDARFIEGGTNIHYLEQKLADMPDLGKNLNGGSPSIAKKSEIKAGA; translated from the coding sequence ATGTTTGAAAAAATCCTGATTGCCAACCGTGGTGAAATTGCCCTCCGTATTCAGCGCGCCTGCCGCGAAATGGGCATTAAAACGGTTGTAGTCCACTCCGAAGCCGACAAGGACGCGAAATACGTCAAGCTGGCCGACGAATCCGTTTGTATCGGCCCGGCACAGTCGTCCCTGAGCTACCTGAACATGCCCGCCATCATCAGCGCCGCTGAAGTGACGGATGCACAAGCAATTCACCCAGGCTATGGCTTCCTGTCGGAAAATGCCGACTTTGCCGAACGCGTCGAGAAATCGGGCTTCGTCTTCATCGGCCCCCGCTCCGAATCGATCCGTTTGATGGGCGACAAAGTGTCGGCCAAGCAAACCATGATCAAGGCTGGCGTACCCTGCGTCCCAGGCTCGGAAGGCGCGTTGCCCGATGATCCGAAAGCGATCGTGCAAATTGCCCGCAAGGTCGGCTACCCGGTCATCATCAAGGCTGCCGGCGGCGGTGGCGGACGCGGCATGCGCGTGGTACACACGGAAGCCGCCCTGATCAACGCCGTGGCGATGACCAAGACGGAAGCCGGCACGGCTTTCGGCAACCCTGAAGTGTATATGGAGAAGTACCTGGAAAATCCGCGCCACGTGGAAATCCAGATTCTTGCCGATGAACACAAGAATGCCGTCTGGCTGGGCGAGCGCGACTGCTCCATGCAGCGCCGCCACCAGAAAGTCATCGAAGAAGCACCAGCGCCGGGCATCCCGCGCAAACTCATCGAAAAAATTGGCGACCGTTGCGCCGAAGCCTGCCGCAAGATCGGCTACCGCGGCGCCGGCACGTTTGAATTCCTGTACGAAAACGGCGAGTTCTATTTCATTGAAATGAATACCCGCGTGCAAGTTGAACATCCGGTCACCGAGATGATCACCGGCATCGACATCGTACAAGAGCAGATCCGCATCGCCGCCGGCGAAAAATTGCGTTTCCGCCAACGCGACGTCTTGCTGTCGGGCCACGCCATCGAGTGCCGCATCAATGCCGAAGATCCATTCAAGTTCACGCCATCGCCAGGCAAGATCGTGTCCTGGCATGCGCCGGGCGGCCCCGGTATCCGCGTCGACTCGCACGCCTACGCCGGCTACTACGTGCCACCGCACTACGACTCGATGATCGGCAAAGTGATCGCTTACGGCGCCACGCGCGAGCAAGCGATCCGCCGCATGCAGATCGCCCTGTCCGAAATGGTGGTCGAAGGTATCAACACGAATATCGCCCTGCACCGCGAACTGATGATCGATGCGCGCTTCATCGAAGGCGGCACCAACATTCACTATCTGGAACAGAAACTGGCCGACATGCCGGACCTGGGCAAGAACCTGAATGGCGGCAGCCCCAGCATCGCCAAGAAATCCGAAATCAAGGCGGGCGCATGA
- the mtgA gene encoding monofunctional biosynthetic peptidoglycan transglycosylase, whose translation MARRAAADAGLAGAHAGQFVSGGKKGAPKAGRGSRYGWIKWLFIVPVLAFIVVQLYFFLQIWWWVDHNPSSTAFMREQLSALQDKNPNATIQQTWVPYNRISNNLKRAIIASEDANFSEHEGVDWEALQKAYEKNNKKQKVVAGGSTITQQLAKNLFLSGSRSYVRKGQELIITYMLESLMDKQRIFEIYLNVVEFGTGIFGAEAAARHYYHVSAAGLSAAQAAKLAVMLPNPRFYDRHRDTGYLNRRTGVILRRMGAAELP comes from the coding sequence ATGGCGCGGCGTGCGGCCGCAGACGCAGGACTTGCTGGCGCACATGCGGGGCAGTTCGTGAGCGGCGGCAAGAAAGGCGCGCCCAAAGCTGGTCGCGGCAGCCGCTATGGCTGGATCAAGTGGCTGTTTATCGTGCCCGTGCTGGCCTTTATCGTCGTGCAACTGTATTTCTTCCTGCAAATCTGGTGGTGGGTCGACCACAACCCGTCCAGCACGGCCTTCATGCGCGAACAGTTGTCTGCCTTGCAGGACAAGAATCCCAATGCCACCATCCAGCAAACGTGGGTGCCGTACAACCGCATCTCGAACAATTTAAAACGGGCCATCATCGCCTCGGAAGATGCGAATTTTTCCGAGCATGAAGGGGTGGACTGGGAAGCCTTGCAAAAGGCGTACGAAAAAAATAATAAAAAGCAGAAGGTCGTGGCGGGCGGCTCCACCATCACGCAGCAACTGGCAAAGAATCTGTTCCTGTCCGGTTCGCGCAGCTATGTGCGCAAGGGCCAGGAACTGATCATCACCTACATGCTGGAAAGCCTGATGGATAAGCAGCGCATCTTTGAAATTTATTTGAACGTGGTGGAATTCGGCACGGGCATCTTCGGCGCCGAAGCGGCCGCGCGCCACTATTATCACGTCAGCGCGGCGGGCCTGAGCGCGGCGCAGGCGGCGAAACTGGCCGTGATGCTGCCGAATCCCCGCTTTTACGACCGCCACCGCGATACTGGCTACCTGAACCGGCGCACGGGTGTCATCCTGCGCCGCATGGGGGCGGCTGAATTGCCTTGA
- the aroQ gene encoding type II 3-dehydroquinate dehydratase produces the protein MAKNLLLLNGPNLNLLGTREPEVYGASTLADIEQAAMAQAMAAGADLVCFQSNHEGALIDRIHAARAEGIDAIVINPGGLTHTSVALRDALAGVAIPFVEVHISNIYQRETFRHHSFLSAIAQGTICGLGIDGYRLAIDFALKKR, from the coding sequence ATGGCAAAAAACCTCCTTCTGCTCAACGGTCCCAACCTGAATTTGCTGGGAACGCGCGAGCCTGAGGTCTACGGCGCCAGCACCTTGGCCGATATCGAGCAGGCAGCAATGGCGCAAGCCATGGCGGCCGGTGCCGACCTGGTCTGCTTTCAAAGCAACCATGAAGGCGCGCTGATCGACCGCATCCATGCCGCGCGAGCGGAAGGGATCGATGCCATCGTCATCAATCCGGGCGGCCTGACACATACCAGTGTTGCCTTGCGCGATGCGCTGGCCGGGGTCGCCATTCCGTTCGTGGAAGTCCATATCTCGAATATTTATCAACGCGAAACGTTTCGACATCACTCATTTCTCAGCGCGATCGCGCAGGGGACGATCTGCGGGCTAGGTATCGATGGATATCGGCTTGCCATCGACTTCGCGCTTAAAAAACGTTAA